One genomic window of Mesoplodon densirostris isolate mMesDen1 chromosome 14, mMesDen1 primary haplotype, whole genome shotgun sequence includes the following:
- the LOC132501626 gene encoding GTP-binding protein SAR1b-like has product MSFIFDWLYSGFSSVLQFLGLYKKTGKLVFLGLDNVGKTTLLHMLKDDRLGQHVPMLHPTSEKLTVAGMTFTTFDLGGHVQARRVWKNYLPAINGIVFLVDCVDHERLLESKEELGSLMTDETVANVPILILGNKIDRPEAISEERLREMFGLYGQTTGKGSVSLKELNAQHLEVFMCSVLKRQGYGEGFRWMRQYID; this is encoded by the coding sequence ATGTCCTTCATATTTGACTGGCTTTACAGTGGTTTCAGCAGTGTGCTACAGTTTTTAGGATTATATAAGAAAACTGGGAAATTGGTATTTCTTGGATTGGATAATGTGGGAAAAACAACATTGCTACACATGCTAAAAGATGACAGACTTGGACAACATGTCCCAATGTTACATCCCACTTCAGAAAAACTAACCGTTGCTGGCATGACCTTTACAACTTTTGATCTGGGTGGACATGTTCAAGCTCGAAGAGTGTGGAAAAACTACCTTCCTGCTATCAATGGCATTGTATTTCTGGTAGATTGTGTAGACCATGAAAGGCTGTTAGAATCAAAAGAAGAACTTGGTTCACTAATGACAGATGAAACTGTTGCTAATGTGCCTATACTGATTCTTGGGAATAAGATTGACAGACCTGAAGCCATCAGTGAAGAGAGGTTGCGAGAGATGTTTGGTTTATATGGTCAGACAACAGGGAAGGGCAGTGTGTCTCTGAAAGAACTGAATGCCCAGCACTTAGAAGTTTTCATGTGTAGTGTGCTCAAAAGACAAGGCTATGGAGAAGGCTTCCGCTGGATGCGGCAGTACATTGATTAA